In Flavobacterium cerinum, one genomic interval encodes:
- a CDS encoding DUF4199 domain-containing protein: MGKYKIEIKWAFIFIIMSLLWMVLEKLCGLHSTHIDKQQYLTMLFMIPAIWVYVLALKDKKKKDYGGIMSFKQGVISGLIITLIVALFSPLTQWIISCIITPEYFPNVIEYSLKTGYHKTRAEAEAYFSLENYMKQSVIGALMMGLITTLIVAFFVRTGKPKD; the protein is encoded by the coding sequence ATGGGAAAGTATAAAATCGAGATTAAATGGGCGTTTATTTTTATTATAATGTCCTTATTATGGATGGTTTTAGAAAAACTATGTGGACTTCATAGTACACATATAGATAAGCAGCAATACTTGACAATGCTTTTTATGATTCCGGCTATTTGGGTCTATGTTCTGGCGTTAAAAGATAAGAAAAAAAAGGACTATGGCGGAATAATGAGTTTTAAACAAGGTGTTATATCCGGATTGATAATCACATTAATTGTAGCTCTTTTTAGTCCGTTGACACAGTGGATTATATCCTGTATCATCACACCGGAATATTTTCCGAATGTTATCGAATATTCCCTTAAAACAGGTTATCATAAAACGAGAGCAGAAGCAGAAGCTTATTTTTCGCTTGAAAATTATATGAAACAAAGTGTTATTGGTGCTTTGATGATGGGATTAATTACCACTTTAATTGTTGCCTTTTTTGTACGTACTGGAAAACCAAAAGACTAA
- a CDS encoding DoxX family membrane protein, whose product MKVIKLIICLIFGLMFINAGLNKFLNYMPMEEMTTEQMKIMQAFIEITWLMPLVGAIEIIGGFLFILPKTRALGAIVILPVMVGILCHNITFEPSGIIIALPFFLINLLVIADNWKKYKPMFS is encoded by the coding sequence ATGAAAGTAATAAAACTGATTATTTGCCTGATTTTCGGACTCATGTTTATCAATGCCGGGCTTAATAAATTTCTAAATTATATGCCTATGGAAGAGATGACAACAGAACAAATGAAAATAATGCAGGCCTTTATAGAAATAACCTGGTTAATGCCTTTAGTAGGTGCAATTGAGATTATTGGAGGATTTCTATTTATTTTACCTAAAACAAGAGCTTTAGGTGCTATTGTTATCCTACCGGTTATGGTGGGGATTTTGTGCCATAATATTACTTTTGAACCATCTGGGATTATTATTGCATTACCATTTTTCTTGATCAACTTATTGGTTATTGCTGACAATTGGAAAAAATACAAACCGATGTTTTCCTGA